The following proteins come from a genomic window of Crassostrea angulata isolate pt1a10 chromosome 1, ASM2561291v2, whole genome shotgun sequence:
- the LOC128182738 gene encoding low molecular weight phosphotyrosine protein phosphatase-like, translating to MADIETAKPFSVLFVCLGNTCRSTMSEGILRHLVKARGLQDKWVIDSAGIADWHKGKPPDEFTVAMLERNGMMDGYHHRARQITKEDFAKFKYILGMDNYNICCLQEIAPLQHSAKVSLLGQYGIDGEKQQIDDPYMADIEVFEEVYAKCLRCCQRFLDSQE from the exons ATGGCAGATATTGAAACTGCCAAGCCATTTTCCGTCCTATTTGTATGTTTAG gAAACACATGTCGATCCACAATGTCAGAGGGTATATTGCGTCATTTAGTCAAGGCAAGGGGCCTACAGGATAAA tGGGTTATAGATAGTGCTGGTATTGCTGATTGGCACAAAGGCAAACCCCCAGATGAGTTTACAGTGGCAATGTTAGAGAGGAACGGTATGATGGATGGCTACCACCACAGAGCCAGACAG ATAACGAAAGAAGATTTTgcaaagtttaaatatattctgGGTATGGACAATTACAACATCTG ttGCCTTCAGGAAATTGCTCCTTTACAGCACTCAGCAAAAGTCAGTTTATTAGGACAATACGGAATAGATGGAGAGAAACAACAAATTGATGATCCATACATG GCTGACATAGAAGTGTTTGAGGAGGTGTACGCAAAGTGCCTGAGGTGTTGTCAGAGGTTTCTAGATTCTCAGGAGTAG
- the LOC128182704 gene encoding pyruvate dehydrogenase protein X component, mitochondrial-like produces MASAFGHFGRRSIQFTGFRRILHYDPCNVVQRSTSEIRSFHLNRNVDASIPVAMPALSPTMTEGTIVKWHKKEGDPISPGDMLCDIQTDKAVITFDIEEEGILAKILKAENSKNVKIGSMIAVMVEEGEDWQNAEIPESSESSSEASTSSEPSSAPSAGEPTARIRMSPAARKMMEEYNISSPQTVPATGPHGMVNKGDVLKYIQTQHLTKIDLRKAAQVPPSPQKSTPTTPSTPTSSPVTRVPPSITVSPEGGYQDIETTNMRRVIAKRLTESKTMIPHSYVSIECKVDAAMKLRKKFIASGTKISMNDIIVKAAGYSLQRVQKVNSHWSGDSIQIQPTVDISVAVATDSGLITPIVRNAAELSLSQISSTTKALAVKARDGKLQPQEFQGGSFTISNLGMFGIGEFSAIINPPQTAVLAVGTSVLKPSAEGKPCSYLTVKMSYDSRAIDETEASQFLEKFQQVMENPSLLMV; encoded by the exons ATGGCGTCTGCATTCGGTCACTTTGGCCGCAGATCAATACAATTTACGGGCTTTCGAAGAATATTGCATTATGATCCGTGTAACGTTGTGCAGCGCTCTACTTCCGAGATAAGGTCCTTTCATTTGAACAGGAATGTTGAtg cATCCATCCCAGTGGCCATGCCGGCTCTTTCACCCACAATGACTGAGGGAACAATAGTTAAATGGCACAAAAAGGAAG GTGACCCCATTTCCCCTGGAGACATGTTGTGTGATATCCAGACAGACAAAGCGGTTATTACGTTTGACATAGAAGAGGAGGGTATACTGGCCAAAATTCTG AAAGCAGAGAACtccaaaaatgtgaaaataggCTCCATGATAGCTGTGATGGTTGAGGAAGGCGAGGATTGGCAGAATGCTGAGATACCAGAATCATCAGAGTCATCATCAGAAGCATCTACGTCAAGTGAGCCATCCAGTGCGCCGTCAGCTGGGGAACCAACAGCAAG GATTAGGATGAGTCCTGCAGCAAGAAAGATGATGGAGGAATATAACATTTCTAGTCCTCAGACGGTCCCCGCCACTGGGCCCCACGGCATGGTCAACAAGGG tgatGTTCTGAAGTATATTCAGACACAGCAtctaacaaaaattgatttaagaaaAGCTGCTCAAGTCCCCCCCTCTCCCCAAAAGTCAACCCCCACAACACCTTCTACACCAACAAGTTCCCCAGTGACCAGGGTACCACCATCCATCACAGTATCACCAGAGGGTGGCTACCAGGACATAGAAACCACCAACATGAGGCGGGTGATAGCTAAACGTCTTACAGAGTCAAAG ACAATGATTCCCCATTCCTATGTGTCTATTGAATGTAAGGTGGATGCTGCTATGAAATTGAGAAAGAAGTTTATTg CTTCTGGAACcaaaatatcaatgaatgatATCATTGTGAAGGCAGCGGGTTACTCATTGCAG CGTGTTCAGAAAGTGAACTCCCATTGGTCAGGGGACAGCATCCAGATCCAGCCCACTGTGGACATCTCGGTGGCTGTGGCAACAGATAGTGGACTCATTACCCCTATTGTTAGGAATGCTGCAGAATTAAGCTTATCACAGATATCTTCCACAACTAAG GCATTAGCTGTGAAAGCCAGAGATGGAAAGTTACAACCCCAAGAGTTTCAGGGAGGATCATTCAC GATCTCTAACCTAGGAATGTTTGGTATCGGAGAGTTCTCTGCCATCATCAACCCACCCCAGACGGCTGTCCTAGCGGTGGGGACCTCTGTGCTCAAGCCGTCTGCAGAGGGAAAACCCTGCTCTTATCTCACCGTTAAAATGTCGTATGACAGTCGTGCAATAGACGAAACAGAAGCTTCCCAATTTCTGGAGAAATTTCAGCAAGTGATGGAAAACCCGTCATTGTTGATGGTTTGA